The Sylvia atricapilla isolate bSylAtr1 chromosome 3, bSylAtr1.pri, whole genome shotgun sequence genome has a window encoding:
- the LOC136359296 gene encoding LOW QUALITY PROTEIN: uncharacterized protein (The sequence of the model RefSeq protein was modified relative to this genomic sequence to represent the inferred CDS: inserted 3 bases in 2 codons; deleted 1 base in 1 codon; substituted 1 base at 1 genomic stop codon) has protein sequence MEAMATPPPPAPHSHGGIGDGNGKRTASSAPLPQTPPXLAPYKAGRPPPRAARPPHARPAAAXPPAAPAGSRRLPGLLQSRYRGWRGAERAPRPSSAPGVALVSHSPSPSFPRKNLHLFXRNKKPLVRQHSTLISLEGDAGDSNQTKMYEYGKWEEYLLPAETFTLK, from the exons ATGGAGGCCATGGCCaccccgccgccgccagccccgcACTCGCACGGCGGGATCGGGGATGGGAACGGGAAGAGAACCGCCTCCTCCGCCCCCCTCCCGCAGACGCCGC CTCTCGCTCCCTATAAAGCCGGGCGGCCGCCTCCCCGCGCTGCCCGCCCCCCGCACGCCCGGCCCGCGgcagc cccgcccgccgctcccgcgGGGAGCCGCCGCCTCCCGGGCTTGCTTCAGTCTCGGTACCGTGGATGGCGTGGGGCTGAGCGGGCCCCGCGGCCCTCAAGTGCTCCTGGC GTAGCGCTCGTctcccacagcccttccccTTCTTTCCCGAGGAAG AATCTGCATCTAttttaaaggaacaaaaagcCTCTAGTGAGACAGCATTCCACATTGATAAGTCTGGAGGGGGATGCAGGAGACTCAAACCAGACCAAAATGTACGAGTATGGAAAGTGGGAAGAATATTTGCTGCCAGCTGAGACATttactttgaaataa